GTGCTCGCCCAGGCGATCGTGGCGGCCGCAAAACGGTTTCCGGACAAGTCGATCCGATCGGCGCAGGCGGTGTTCGCGCGTGCGGTCATGGTCGGGCCGCCGGTGGAGTTCGACGTCGACGTCGTGCACGAAGGTCGTTCCGTTGCCACCGCGGTCGTCGCGGCGGTACAGAACGGGAAGCGGTGCGCCACGGTGACCGTGCTCGCCGACGTGCCGACCGCCGACCTGATCGCCCACCACCTGCCACGTCCCGCGGTCGCCGGCCCCGACGAGGCCTTCGTCGCGCGGATGCCGTTGCCCGGCCGCGACGTACGACTGGTGGACGTCGAGCACGTCAACAGTCCCGACGAGGTGGGACCACCCGAGCTCTACGCGTGGCTGGCCTACGACCCGGTCCCGCGACGCGCGGATTTGGCCAAGGCTCTCCTGGCACACTTCACCGGCCACCTCGGCATCTCGACCACCATGCGAGCCCATGCCGGGATCGGTACCAGCCAAGCACATCTGACCGTCTCGACCGCGCCGATGACCATCGCGATCAGCTTCCACGAACCGGTCCGCTGGGACGGCTGGATTCTCTACTCCCACGAGAGCACACAGGTCGGTGCCGGGATGTCCTACGTGCGCGGCACCGTGCACACCCAGGATGGCGCGTTGCTGGCGTCGTTCGTCCAGGACGGACTCATCCGCCCGTTGCGCACCACGGACTCGGCAGTCGACTCGAACGCGCGACTGTAGCGCGACCGCCAGACCTCGCGACCGCCAGACCTCGCAGCCGCCAGACCTCGCAGCAGCCAGACCTGGCAGCCGCTAGACCTGGCAGCCGCAGTCGGCGGCTCCCCGGGTCGCCGCGGGCAGCTCCGCGAGAACATCGGCCTTCGCCGGATCGAAGCTGAGATGTCCTCCGATGACGGTGCTCTCCGGCAGAACCTCCTCGTAGCTCCAGGCGACGTCCTCGACCACGACGTCGCCGATGACCGCGGTCCAATACGTGGCCGTGCCCTTGTAGTTGCAGTACGTCGTCAGGTCCCCACGACGAAGCAGATCCGTGCGCACATGGGTGGGCGCCACGTACAGGACCGGAGCCAGCGCTGTTTCGAACACGATGACCGTGTCGGTGGTGTCCACCAAAGTCACGCCGGCGACGTCGACCCGCAGACCTCGGTCCGTCGGCCGGCAGTCGACGCGGTGGTACGGGTTCGGCGGGTACCAGACCAGCTTGCGGCCCTCCTCGTACCACTCGTCGACGGCGGCCCAGGGCACGTGCACGTAACCCGGCGCCTCCGGCTCGGGCTCGGTGGGGAGGTCGCCCACCTCATCGAGCGGAAAGGCGTAGCTGAGGAACTGGCCCGGCCGGTGCACCATGAGCGCTCGCTCCGTGTCGAGCACGGTCCGCCCGTCGCGCACCGCCCTGATGCGCCGCGGATGGGGCTCGACGAACACCAGATCCGTCGGCACGGGGCCGGAGAACCAGCCTGCGGGATTCCCGCTCAGCGGTCCGTGCCCGGCGACGAGGCTCATCGACGACGCCCCGGGCCTGCAGCGCGGGCTCGGACACGGGAATGTCCCATGGCTCTTCCACCTCCGGGGTCGGCTCTCGACGATGCGTGCACAAGGTTAGCCAGCGAGGGGGCATTCCAGCGACATATCGACGATTCCACCTGCGGGTTCGGGGCCCGTCATCGCCGCACCGTCGAACCGCCCCGAGCGGCAGTCGGGCACCTCTGTAGGTTGGTCAGAGGAAAAGCAAGCATGAATCGCGCACGATCAGAGCGAGAGGACATGCATGACCAAGCCCGCGAAAACAGCGAAGAACCCGGACAAAGGGTTTGTGGCACTGCTCGGTTGGAGTCTCGGGGCCATCGAGGCCCTCGATGGATTCGACCGCAGATTTGTGGTGGTGGCGCCCGATTGGGCGCAAGAATATTGCGCTGAACACGACATTCCCTATGTGTCGTGGAACTTCGAACGACTCAACGACCGTTCGCTGGAGATCGCCGAGACGCTGCAGGACATGGGCGTCGACGTCGCGATCCCGCTGTTCGAGGAAACCGTCGAGTGGGCCGGGGCGATCAATTCCGTCCTGATGAACAAGCCGCGGCTGTTCGGACAGGCGATGTTGCTGCGTGACAAGGCACTGATGAAGCGTCGTGCCCAGCTCGGCGGCATCCGCGTCGGCATCTTCGAAGAGGCCCACGACCGCGAGGACGTGGTCCGCTTCCTGCGCAGGGTGAACCAGACCCTGCTCAAGCTCGACGGCGACCCGAACGACCCGATTCACCTGAAGGCATTCGACAAGGCCGGTTGCCTCGGACACCGTGTCATCCGGACGCCAGACGAGGTCGACACGATCCCCGAGGAAGAGTTCCCGGTCCTGATGGAATCCCATCTGGACGGCTGGGAGTTCGCGGTGGAGGCATGGATCCACAACGGCAAGATCAAGTTCCTGAACATCTCCGAGTATGTGACGCTGGGATATTCGGTGTTCGTGCCGGCCACCCCGGAGCTGGAGAAGTACCGTCCGGCGATCACCGCGCAGATCGAGAAGTTGATCAAGACCTTCGACATCGACTTCGGGTTCGTGCATCCGGAGTACTTCGTGACCAACGACGGCGAGATGTACTTCGGCGAGGTCGCCTACCGTCCGCCGGGCTTCAAGGTGTTCGAGTTGCTGGAGCGCGCATACGGTTTCAATGCCTACCAGGCGTTGGTGCTGTCCTTCGATCCGAAGACCACGGAGGAGGAGATCGACGCGTTCTTCCCGCGTGAGGTGGTGGATGCCAGCGGTGTGGCCGGATGTTTCGGCGTGTATCCCCGCCGGCGCGTGGTCTCCAACCTGGAGATCCCCGACGTGACCGCGGACGACGACTACTACGAGACCAACGATCTCGCCGCACCACTGGAGGAGACCGTCACCAAACGCACGGCCTTCGGGACACATTGGGGCCTGCTCTACTTC
This sequence is a window from Gordonia insulae. Protein-coding genes within it:
- a CDS encoding acyl-CoA thioesterase; amino-acid sequence: MTQDATAWSLAVLLDVFDVEPGGPDRFTGMTGIEGEEGRVIVEGTQVLAQAIVAAAKRFPDKSIRSAQAVFARAVMVGPPVEFDVDVVHEGRSVATAVVAAVQNGKRCATVTVLADVPTADLIAHHLPRPAVAGPDEAFVARMPLPGRDVRLVDVEHVNSPDEVGPPELYAWLAYDPVPRRADLAKALLAHFTGHLGISTTMRAHAGIGTSQAHLTVSTAPMTIAISFHEPVRWDGWILYSHESTQVGAGMSYVRGTVHTQDGALLASFVQDGLIRPLRTTDSAVDSNARL
- a CDS encoding DUF427 domain-containing protein, producing the protein MSLVAGHGPLSGNPAGWFSGPVPTDLVFVEPHPRRIRAVRDGRTVLDTERALMVHRPGQFLSYAFPLDEVGDLPTEPEPEAPGYVHVPWAAVDEWYEEGRKLVWYPPNPYHRVDCRPTDRGLRVDVAGVTLVDTTDTVIVFETALAPVLYVAPTHVRTDLLRRGDLTTYCNYKGTATYWTAVIGDVVVEDVAWSYEEVLPESTVIGGHLSFDPAKADVLAELPAATRGAADCGCQV
- a CDS encoding ATP-grasp domain-containing protein — its product is MTKPAKTAKNPDKGFVALLGWSLGAIEALDGFDRRFVVVAPDWAQEYCAEHDIPYVSWNFERLNDRSLEIAETLQDMGVDVAIPLFEETVEWAGAINSVLMNKPRLFGQAMLLRDKALMKRRAQLGGIRVGIFEEAHDREDVVRFLRRVNQTLLKLDGDPNDPIHLKAFDKAGCLGHRVIRTPDEVDTIPEEEFPVLMESHLDGWEFAVEAWIHNGKIKFLNISEYVTLGYSVFVPATPELEKYRPAITAQIEKLIKTFDIDFGFVHPEYFVTNDGEMYFGEVAYRPPGFKVFELLERAYGFNAYQALVLSFDPKTTEEEIDAFFPREVVDASGVAGCFGVYPRRRVVSNLEIPDVTADDDYYETNDLAAPLEETVTKRTAFGTHWGLLYFFGEDPYRMRDLLKKQEELDFYV